The segment CGTTTATAATGCTGCTTTCAGGTTCTTTTACCTCTGAATCCTACATTGTAAATCACGGTTATTCGCTTATACCGAAAGACTTTTCGGTTAACGCATATAAAACAATTTTTGAAAATCCGCAGAGAATTGTAAATTCATACGCGGTGACAATTTTCATCACGGTTGTAGGAACGGTGATTTCGCTTTTCTTAACCGCTATGACGGCATACGTTTTGCAGAGAAAAGATTTTCCGTGGCGAAACAAAATTTCGTATTTTATATATTTCACCACGCTTTTTTCGGGCGGTCTTACTCCGTGGTATATGCTTATGATGAAATTCGGAATGAAAAATAACCTTGCGGCGCTTATCATTCCGCACCTTTTTTCGGTGTTCAACATTCTTATCGTGCGAAACTATTTAAACGGAATACCGCATGAAATATCGGAATCGGCAAAGGTGGACGGCGCAAACGATTTTCTTATTTTTATAAAGCTTATCATTCCGCTTTCAAAACCGGTGCTTGCCACAATAGCGTTGTTTACGGGACTTCTGATATGGAACGAATGGTATAACTGTATGCTCTTTATAAGCGACCAGAAGCTTTACACACTTCAGTATTATCTTTATAATATGCTTAACAACGCAGCGGCTATGAAAGAGCTTGTTTCGGGCACAAGCGTAGACCTTTCGTCGGGAGCGGAGCTGCCTGCCGAAAGTGCAAAGCTTGCAATGGCAATAATCGCAACAGGCCCGATACTTCTGCTTTATCCGTTTATTCAGAAATACTTTGTAAAAGGTATTGTAATAGGCGCGGTAAAGGGATAATTAGGCATCAGATGAT is part of the Qingrenia yutianensis genome and harbors:
- a CDS encoding carbohydrate ABC transporter permease produces the protein MKSNKLDKKPIEYRVFIAFAYIFVVIIALLGVIPFIMLLSGSFTSESYIVNHGYSLIPKDFSVNAYKTIFENPQRIVNSYAVTIFITVVGTVISLFLTAMTAYVLQRKDFPWRNKISYFIYFTTLFSGGLTPWYMLMMKFGMKNNLAALIIPHLFSVFNILIVRNYLNGIPHEISESAKVDGANDFLIFIKLIIPLSKPVLATIALFTGLLIWNEWYNCMLFISDQKLYTLQYYLYNMLNNAAAMKELVSGTSVDLSSGAELPAESAKLAMAIIATGPILLLYPFIQKYFVKGIVIGAVKG